In the Chroococcidiopsis sp. SAG 2025 genome, one interval contains:
- a CDS encoding sensor histidine kinase, protein MLCVDELLTLELFQQLSQEQIHWVCDRAQEMELSSGEVFVKQGDPPRGFYVMLSGRVSITRISEGIEMPIGQHQAPAFFGEIQVLTDELVPVTLRALSDCRLYEISGDDFRTLLHSCQGFERLIFRAVQKRLRGLESFIQNREKMAALGTLAAGLAHELNNPAAAVIRALQDITPALLELQRMNFVYGQRQVEAEHTEKWLKVRDDGWDAVVNRRLNPIEFSDREEKILEWLEDYGVEDAWKLAEPLAAGNVDIETLTELMERWKDDPTELKDMGLRWLALSFEVMCTVSSGLRGAQRISQLVQSMKSYSYMDRGAQQIVDVHDGIEDTLQLFAYKFKQGIEIQRNYDRSLPKILAFGSELNQVWTNLMDNAVDAIAGKGIIELATAQNGDYIQVQITDSGAGIPVEIQSRIFEPFYTTKPVGSGSGLGLDAVRRIVENRHQGTISFASQPGKTCFTVCLPIATHSYQ, encoded by the coding sequence ATGCTGTGTGTAGACGAACTGTTAACGCTGGAGTTGTTTCAACAGCTCTCCCAAGAGCAAATTCATTGGGTTTGCGATCGCGCTCAAGAAATGGAGCTATCTAGCGGCGAAGTCTTTGTCAAACAGGGAGATCCGCCACGCGGCTTTTATGTCATGCTATCAGGTCGGGTTAGTATTACTCGCATCAGCGAAGGGATTGAAATGCCGATCGGGCAGCACCAAGCACCCGCTTTTTTTGGCGAGATTCAAGTCTTAACCGATGAACTAGTCCCCGTGACATTACGCGCCCTTTCTGATTGTCGGCTCTACGAAATCTCAGGCGATGACTTTCGTACCCTACTACATAGTTGCCAAGGCTTCGAGCGCTTAATATTTCGAGCCGTACAGAAACGATTGCGCGGTTTAGAATCTTTTATTCAAAACCGCGAGAAAATGGCAGCTCTAGGTACTCTAGCGGCTGGCTTAGCACACGAACTTAACAACCCGGCGGCGGCTGTCATTCGCGCCTTGCAAGATATCACCCCAGCACTGCTCGAACTCCAACGGATGAACTTTGTTTACGGACAGCGCCAAGTAGAGGCAGAACATACAGAAAAATGGCTCAAAGTGCGTGATGATGGTTGGGATGCGGTTGTCAACCGTCGCCTGAACCCCATTGAATTTAGCGATCGCGAGGAAAAAATACTAGAATGGCTAGAGGATTATGGCGTAGAGGATGCTTGGAAACTCGCCGAACCATTAGCAGCTGGAAATGTAGATATAGAGACTTTAACCGAGCTGATGGAGCGCTGGAAAGACGATCCGACAGAATTAAAAGATATGGGGTTGCGCTGGCTGGCGCTTTCTTTTGAGGTTATGTGTACGGTTTCGAGTGGCTTGCGAGGAGCGCAGCGAATTTCTCAGCTCGTCCAGTCGATGAAATCTTATTCTTATATGGATCGCGGCGCGCAACAAATTGTTGACGTTCACGATGGAATTGAAGATACATTGCAATTATTTGCTTACAAATTCAAGCAAGGAATTGAAATTCAGCGGAATTACGATCGCTCTTTGCCCAAAATTCTCGCTTTCGGTAGCGAGTTAAATCAAGTTTGGACGAACTTAATGGATAATGCAGTTGATGCGATTGCGGGTAAAGGCATAATTGAATTAGCTACCGCTCAAAATGGCGATTATATCCAGGTACAAATTACCGATTCTGGTGCGGGAATTCCCGTAGAAATTCAATCGCGGATTTTCGAGCCTTTCTATACAACAAAGCCTGTAGGTTCGGGTTCGGGGTTAGGTTTAGATGCAGTGCGGCGCATTGTCGAGAACCGCCACCAAGGGACAATCTCATTTGCATCGCAACCTGGGAAGACTTGTTTTACAGTTTGTCTACCGATAGCTACACACAGTTATCAGTGA
- a CDS encoding FMN-binding negative transcriptional regulator, translating into MYIPSAFRENDPEKLVAFMQAHSFATLVSTTDSLPVASHIPLVITVQDNVVKLTGHLAKQNPQWQAFGKHESLAIFTGAHAYISPSLYEKRENVPTWNYVAVHAYGIPQIITRAGSPELMDKMMEETIDTYESEYKAQWHDLSDSYREGMMNGIVGFEMIVTRLQGKYKLSQNRSHTERHNVAHSLLESTAPAAREVGEMMQQLEP; encoded by the coding sequence ATGTATATCCCCAGCGCCTTTCGAGAGAACGATCCTGAGAAGTTAGTAGCTTTTATGCAAGCTCATAGTTTTGCCACGTTGGTATCTACAACTGATAGTTTACCTGTTGCCTCGCATATTCCGCTTGTTATCACAGTGCAGGATAATGTTGTCAAACTAACTGGTCATCTTGCGAAGCAAAATCCTCAATGGCAAGCTTTTGGCAAGCATGAATCATTGGCTATTTTTACAGGAGCGCACGCTTATATTTCACCATCTCTTTATGAGAAACGCGAGAACGTACCAACGTGGAATTATGTTGCCGTTCATGCTTATGGCATACCTCAAATTATTACTCGCGCTGGCTCGCCGGAACTAATGGACAAGATGATGGAGGAGACAATTGACACCTACGAGTCTGAATATAAAGCGCAATGGCACGATCTATCTGACAGCTACCGTGAGGGAATGATGAATGGTATTGTTGGCTTCGAGATGATTGTGACGCGATTGCAAGGGAAATACAAACTCAGTCAAAATCGCAGCCATACAGAGCGGCATAATGTTGCTCATTCATTATTAGAAAGTACCGCTCCGGCTGCACGGGAAGTAGGTGAAATGATGCAACAACTTGAACCATGA
- a CDS encoding TetR family transcriptional regulator, whose amino-acid sequence MTDRSCLSSKGGESPTKSMRRSPKQQRGKQRVEKILDAAAEVFAEIGYEAATTHAIAARANTAVGSLYQFFPDKAAIFRALEIRHVERVKAMWAKVNTPSIIQLPLRQMIHKLVEAVANLFEQPTSRVVFVQFFTAPEIFQTIDESLTQEAIAFMASLLKQRHPTLSDGRCSLLAEVCVHCSNTLILIALRSSETHSQQLIEQIEDLLVSYLSPHVGDELLQHKVMKVMKCPHCQSERLSKNGHRHGKQRYLCKDCGKQFPAWKG is encoded by the coding sequence ATGACGGATCGTTCGTGTTTGTCAAGCAAGGGTGGTGAGTCACCTACAAAATCTATGCGTCGTTCACCGAAGCAACAACGAGGTAAGCAAAGGGTAGAAAAAATTCTGGATGCTGCGGCTGAGGTATTTGCTGAGATAGGTTATGAAGCCGCTACAACCCATGCGATCGCAGCACGGGCAAATACAGCCGTTGGGTCGCTTTACCAGTTTTTTCCTGATAAAGCAGCTATCTTCCGCGCCTTAGAAATTCGTCATGTCGAACGAGTAAAAGCAATGTGGGCTAAGGTAAACACGCCTAGCATCATTCAGTTACCGCTCAGGCAGATGATTCATAAGCTAGTAGAAGCTGTTGCCAATTTGTTCGAGCAACCAACTTCTCGCGTTGTTTTCGTGCAATTTTTCACCGCACCAGAGATATTTCAAACAATTGACGAGAGTTTGACTCAAGAGGCGATCGCATTTATGGCTAGTTTATTGAAACAGCGCCATCCTACTTTGAGTGACGGACGGTGTAGCCTATTAGCCGAAGTCTGCGTTCATTGCAGCAATACGTTAATTCTAATTGCTCTACGCAGCAGCGAAACTCACAGCCAGCAGCTCATAGAACAGATTGAAGATTTACTCGTATCCTACCTCAGTCCTCATGTCGGTGATGAGCTATTGCAGCACAAAGTAATGAAAGTAATGAAATGCCCTCATTGCCAATCCGAGCGACTCTCTAAAAACGGGCATCGCCACGGGAAGCAGCGTTATTTGTGTAAAGATTGTGGCAAGCAGTTTCCAGCATGGAAGGGATAA
- a CDS encoding Rieske (2Fe-2S) protein: MHPILPGAPWLIAHRSMLGVNKPHKITLNGRDYVLWQNQQGEVFGLDNICPHMQAPLSDGWICRERDTITCPFHALEFDTQGRLYREETVTQPLLEKLDLTAIGDNIWTYGGYEPKIPIPELIERITPGFEFVGIAGSKSIQGDFLSNLLINYDYNHQNGTHREIFRIKAIEVDEYQENGYSTKLLQKVTRDRNTLGELASNPVLLTVPKTFVNQFEYSFPSLTSFIATIPSGQFIQIHSLYPETENRTKTFVLVFAKIQNLVLKSLLKNSLLKAVDEVIRQDTETIENLYPRQKPKIRLPNEEIMFYAQKLYQEW; the protein is encoded by the coding sequence ATGCATCCTATTCTCCCTGGTGCGCCTTGGTTGATTGCTCATCGCTCGATGTTGGGAGTTAATAAACCCCATAAAATTACTCTTAACGGTCGAGATTACGTACTGTGGCAAAATCAACAAGGTGAAGTCTTCGGCTTAGATAATATTTGCCCTCATATGCAAGCCCCTCTCTCCGATGGCTGGATTTGTCGAGAGCGAGATACCATTACTTGTCCGTTTCACGCTTTAGAATTTGACACGCAAGGGCGGTTGTACCGAGAGGAAACAGTAACTCAACCTTTGTTAGAAAAATTAGATTTGACTGCGATCGGCGATAATATCTGGACATATGGAGGATATGAGCCGAAAATTCCCATTCCCGAATTAATTGAAAGAATTACCCCTGGTTTTGAATTTGTTGGGATTGCTGGAAGTAAAAGCATTCAGGGTGATTTTTTAAGCAATCTTTTAATTAATTACGATTACAATCACCAAAATGGAACGCATCGAGAAATATTTAGAATTAAAGCGATTGAGGTCGATGAATACCAGGAGAATGGCTACAGTACAAAACTCCTCCAGAAAGTTACTAGAGACAGGAACACGCTAGGAGAGCTTGCTAGCAATCCAGTTTTACTCACCGTTCCGAAAACCTTTGTCAATCAATTTGAATATTCCTTTCCTTCTCTAACTTCATTTATTGCTACAATTCCATCTGGTCAATTCATTCAAATTCATTCTTTATATCCTGAAACAGAAAATCGTACTAAGACATTTGTTTTAGTTTTCGCCAAAATTCAGAATTTAGTTTTAAAAAGCTTATTAAAGAATTCGCTCCTCAAAGCAGTAGATGAAGTCATCCGCCAAGATACAGAAACAATCGAGAATTTATATCCCAGGCAAAAACCAAAAATCCGCCTGCCAAACGAAGAAATTATGTTTTACGCCCAAAAGCTATATCAAGAATGGTAA
- a CDS encoding glycosyltransferase family 39 protein, which yields MRRWILTGDNAKNWKSQLHSRADWLWIWGLLLAALLLYTKNLGDLPLRDWDEGTVAQVAREIWRSPANWLHPKIINGEPYLNKPPLMHWLIALTYTIGGVNEWTSRLPGALLTALGVPILYSIGREIFHDRTPAIFSALVYLVMLPVLRHGRLAMLDGAIVSFFLFTVWCLLRSRRNLRYCLGVGIGLGLIGLTKGIVGLLLGAIALLFLFWDTPRLLGSWYLWGGIAIGSLPVAAWYAAQWWQYGHQFTDRAVVDQSLSRIWQAVENHQHPPWFYLLEILKYCFPWLIFLPSGLLYTWNHRNWSWAKLILVWGGGYLLAISLMGTKLPWYVLPVYPAIALAVGVQLTQFWQQSYPAKYPRYAIAFLTLLAVVAWAASLYYSSWSTAPDWELQWILAAVAGTMTLSAWLAVRGERQFIIVLIWGMYVALLLFVTSHHWVWELAEAYQVKPIAALIQARTPPNREIYTSFAYHRPSLDFYSDRRVISSSFSQLQQRWQQPQPFLLLDRSTLKRLQLPSVKSLGQASGWTLVTRE from the coding sequence ATGCGTCGTTGGATATTGACTGGGGATAATGCTAAGAATTGGAAATCTCAGCTGCATAGCCGAGCCGATTGGTTATGGATTTGGGGACTGCTCTTGGCAGCACTACTTCTATATACTAAAAACTTGGGTGACTTACCATTGCGAGACTGGGACGAAGGTACGGTAGCGCAAGTCGCAAGAGAAATATGGCGATCGCCTGCAAACTGGCTGCACCCAAAAATTATAAACGGCGAGCCTTATTTAAATAAACCACCCCTCATGCATTGGCTCATCGCTCTCACCTATACAATTGGAGGGGTGAATGAGTGGACATCTCGTTTACCAGGGGCATTACTAACTGCGCTTGGCGTACCAATTTTATACAGTATTGGACGAGAAATTTTTCACGATCGCACGCCAGCGATTTTCTCGGCTTTAGTTTACCTAGTCATGCTACCCGTACTACGTCACGGCAGGCTGGCAATGTTAGATGGTGCGATCGTCAGTTTTTTTCTATTTACAGTTTGGTGTTTGTTGCGATCGCGTCGCAATCTGCGCTACTGCTTGGGCGTAGGCATCGGTTTAGGATTGATCGGACTAACTAAGGGTATAGTAGGGCTGTTACTCGGAGCGATCGCCCTCTTATTTCTCTTTTGGGATACGCCACGCTTGTTAGGTAGTTGGTATTTATGGGGTGGAATCGCGATCGGCAGCTTGCCTGTAGCGGCGTGGTATGCTGCTCAGTGGTGGCAATACGGACATCAGTTTACCGATCGCGCTGTCGTCGATCAGTCCCTCAGCCGGATTTGGCAAGCGGTAGAAAACCACCAACATCCCCCCTGGTTTTATTTGCTCGAAATTCTCAAATACTGCTTCCCTTGGTTAATCTTTTTACCTAGCGGTCTGCTTTATACCTGGAATCATCGCAACTGGAGTTGGGCAAAACTGATCTTGGTTTGGGGTGGAGGCTATTTGCTAGCAATCTCCTTAATGGGAACTAAACTGCCTTGGTATGTTTTACCAGTTTACCCCGCGATCGCTTTGGCTGTAGGAGTCCAGTTAACCCAGTTTTGGCAGCAATCCTATCCAGCTAAATATCCCCGTTACGCGATCGCATTTTTAACTTTACTAGCAGTGGTGGCTTGGGCAGCTAGTCTCTACTATAGTTCTTGGAGTACCGCGCCAGACTGGGAATTACAGTGGATTTTAGCAGCAGTAGCAGGCACGATGACTTTGAGTGCTTGGTTAGCTGTGAGGGGAGAAAGACAATTTATAATCGTACTCATTTGGGGCATGTACGTTGCCCTACTACTCTTCGTCACCTCTCACCACTGGGTTTGGGAACTAGCAGAAGCCTACCAAGTCAAACCCATAGCTGCTCTCATTCAAGCTCGCACGCCTCCAAACCGAGAAATCTACACTTCCTTTGCTTATCATCGTCCTTCCTTAGATTTTTACAGCGATCGCCGCGTCATCAGTAGCAGCTTCAGCCAACTGCAACAACGTTGGCAGCAACCCCAACCTTTTCTACTATTAGATCGTTCTACCCTCAAGCGCTTGCAGCTACCATCAGTTAAATCTCTCGGTCAAGCCTCTGGCTGGACGCTAGTTACAAGGGAGTAG
- a CDS encoding chloride channel protein encodes MTDRSLPEVSQPQSGGLAATSNPIAHILNRFQPSPEAVVLLLAVLIGGGTGMGVVTFHYLIELVHDVAFVNLMGTLSAWGAWTIALVPTLGGFIVGLMLTRRQDFGPGLSSLIAAASGSATRHAILQRLQPVTKMVAASVSLGSGASLGPEGPSVEIGANFGVLLAHVLQVSQERQRLLLGAGAAAGLAAGFNAPIAGVFFALEVVLGTTFANSAVSVVLLAAVVSALVAQIGLGGQPAFALPVYEVRSPLELPLYVGLGIAASLISVAYTQLLLWGRACFRGQVKGFAWLGRVPLPMHPVIGGACVGLVALLYPQILGIGYETIEAMLQDVEFSLLLLLILLVLKLVTTAISMGSGLVGGVFAPAMFLGASLGAAYGKILAALLPQVGMYMAGPPAYAMVGMAAVLAGSAKAPLTAILLLFELTRDYRIVLPLMAAVGLSVWLVERLKKSVTPESSANLQQLNLNLVGDEDREIVQQILVREAIYESPLMLPDSMSVSQAGLSMTNAHCRSALVVNPELQLLGIVTLEDINRAIATWENADALLVDICTTDLLYAYTDEPLSEALSRMGARGLHQLPIIDRDRPEQVLGLLEREQIALTCKLAATRKALHPYLKVSLPVEELALPKSE; translated from the coding sequence ATGACCGATCGTTCCCTGCCCGAGGTGAGTCAGCCACAATCTGGCGGGCTTGCTGCTACTTCTAACCCTATTGCCCACATTCTCAATCGCTTTCAGCCTTCTCCAGAAGCCGTTGTCTTACTTCTAGCAGTATTGATTGGCGGTGGTACGGGTATGGGTGTGGTGACATTTCACTATCTAATCGAACTCGTTCACGACGTTGCTTTTGTGAATTTGATGGGGACGCTCTCCGCTTGGGGTGCGTGGACAATTGCTCTGGTTCCAACTCTGGGCGGATTCATTGTCGGATTGATGCTGACGCGCAGGCAAGATTTTGGTCCTGGGCTGTCTTCTTTAATTGCTGCGGCTTCTGGTAGTGCCACGCGACATGCTATTTTGCAGCGACTCCAACCTGTCACTAAGATGGTAGCTGCTTCTGTATCTTTGGGCAGTGGTGCTTCGCTCGGTCCCGAAGGTCCCAGCGTCGAAATTGGCGCTAATTTTGGCGTGTTACTCGCTCACGTCCTACAAGTCTCGCAAGAACGCCAGCGTCTACTTTTAGGTGCAGGGGCAGCAGCAGGTCTGGCAGCGGGTTTCAACGCTCCCATTGCCGGAGTGTTCTTTGCTCTAGAAGTAGTGTTGGGAACGACATTTGCTAATTCGGCTGTCAGCGTTGTCTTGCTAGCAGCAGTTGTATCGGCGCTGGTTGCCCAAATTGGTTTGGGAGGACAGCCAGCTTTTGCTTTACCTGTATACGAGGTTCGCAGCCCCTTAGAGCTACCGCTTTATGTCGGCTTGGGAATTGCTGCTAGCCTTATTTCAGTCGCCTACACTCAATTACTCCTTTGGGGACGAGCCTGTTTTCGCGGACAAGTTAAGGGTTTTGCTTGGCTGGGTCGCGTTCCCTTGCCAATGCATCCGGTGATTGGTGGTGCTTGTGTCGGCTTGGTGGCGTTGCTCTATCCGCAGATTTTAGGCATTGGATACGAAACCATAGAAGCTATGCTTCAGGATGTTGAGTTTTCTTTGCTGCTATTGTTAATTCTGCTGGTGTTGAAGCTAGTAACCACGGCGATTAGTATGGGCAGCGGTTTGGTTGGCGGGGTTTTTGCTCCAGCCATGTTTCTCGGTGCTTCGTTGGGAGCAGCATATGGCAAAATTTTAGCGGCACTGCTACCACAAGTTGGCATGTATATGGCGGGTCCGCCAGCTTATGCGATGGTGGGAATGGCAGCTGTATTAGCTGGGAGTGCTAAAGCTCCTTTAACAGCAATTCTATTATTATTTGAATTGACGCGCGACTATCGCATTGTTTTACCGTTAATGGCGGCGGTAGGCTTAAGTGTCTGGTTAGTAGAACGGCTGAAAAAAAGCGTAACTCCTGAATCTAGCGCCAATTTACAACAGTTGAATTTGAATTTAGTTGGGGACGAAGATCGAGAAATTGTGCAGCAAATATTGGTAAGAGAAGCAATTTACGAATCGCCTCTCATGTTGCCAGATTCTATGTCTGTATCTCAAGCAGGCTTATCCATGACTAACGCTCATTGTCGCAGTGCTTTGGTGGTCAATCCCGAACTGCAACTACTAGGAATTGTGACTTTAGAAGATATTAATCGGGCGATCGCAACTTGGGAAAATGCCGATGCTCTTTTGGTCGATATTTGCACGACCGATTTACTTTATGCTTACACGGATGAACCTTTATCTGAGGCTCTATCTCGAATGGGAGCCAGGGGGTTACATCAGTTACCAATTATTGATCGAGATCGGCCAGAGCAAGTTTTAGGCTTGCTCGAACGGGAACAAATTGCTTTAACGTGTAAACTAGCAGCAACTCGCAAAGCGCTTCATCCTTATCTCAAAGTTTCACTACCTGTAGAAGAATTAGCGTTGCCAAAAAGTGAGTAG
- a CDS encoding AbrB family transcriptional regulator, with the protein MNKKKKIEPLAGEALLKKVKELDSLSKEEKAKECGYYTTTKNGVERVNMMKFLNALIDAEGIELDSTSNSNGRGGRSASYRISVQSNGNLLIGSAYTKQMGLQQGDEFVITLGKKHIHLKQIDGAKEDVEATA; encoded by the coding sequence ATGAATAAAAAGAAAAAGATCGAGCCTCTAGCCGGAGAAGCACTGCTCAAGAAAGTCAAAGAGCTAGATAGCCTGAGTAAAGAAGAAAAGGCAAAGGAATGCGGCTACTACACGACTACCAAAAATGGTGTAGAGCGTGTCAATATGATGAAGTTTCTCAACGCGCTAATAGATGCGGAAGGGATTGAATTAGATAGTACTTCCAACTCGAATGGGCGTGGCGGACGTAGTGCCAGCTACCGCATTAGCGTTCAATCGAACGGTAATTTGCTAATTGGTTCGGCATATACGAAGCAAATGGGTTTACAACAAGGAGATGAATTTGTCATCACTCTAGGGAAAAAACACATTCATCTCAAGCAAATAGATGGAGCAAAAGAAGACGTAGAGGCTACAGCTTGA